The sequence below is a genomic window from Cicer arietinum cultivar CDC Frontier isolate Library 1 chromosome 6, Cicar.CDCFrontier_v2.0, whole genome shotgun sequence.
aAATAAAGATTAATATACATTACTTTTACATAATTTGTTCTACTTACCATAAAATTTtgtacaaattatatatattaaccaAGTGATTAGACTAAATTGATTAACGAGCTTGAACTAAGAACAAATTGTTTGGACGCATGTACCCATACATATACATAGggagaaaaataataacttaaacattttaaatttaataaaaaaaacaatatgtGTATTGCAAAAACTACAAACTAATGCAGTCACTTATGGGGGCACAAAAACCCATTAAACAAAAGGAACAATGGATATGTTTTATATCTTCCCACTAAGTCATCTAAACAAGGACAAATtggaattttaaataaaaaaatgtgacatGCTTTGTTTCTAATACTTGGGCATGCTTATATTATAATTGCAAGAAAACTTATTCTTCAGCTGTGGCGCTAGCAGCACTCAGATCAACAGAAAGATCAAGAACctgaaaaaacaaaattccaTATGATCAACATCACATTCTATAGTCATTTAGAGAACTAAACATATATCTATTGTTTAGTTTATCACTACTTTTGCTTGTTAATAGTTGTTTCTGATTTCACAATGTTCTCAAACTGTTACGCCATTACTTGTGATATAATATGTCATTTCAATCGGTTTAATAACTGAAAATTAGTTGCATACCTTTCCGGTGATCTTACTGTACATCTGAACCACATCTTTTACTGTGGTTTCAAAGTGTGTGGTAGCATCATAGCTCTGCAAGAATTTAATTTCAGGTGAGGACAattttcaaaagataaaaataaggTAAGAAATTTCATTCTACATTGGATATTTGTCGTATGAAATTTCAAGTACCCTTTACAATGATTAGGAGATTTAACaaacaagaaaagaaaacatGTTTATTAGAGATTCTACATAGTACTTACTGTAGAGATGAAACAACCATCAGTAGCATGATCATTGGTGGGTTCAAATCTGTCATAGATGTCATAGAATATCTCATCTACTGGTCCAAGAAGATCAATCCCAGGCTTCAACTCCACCTCAGGTTGGTCAGTTTCTGCTTCTGTTGTAACAAATGCAATATATTTTCCTTTTGGAGCTACATTGTGAGCATAAGAGCAGCAGAAAAGATACCTAAAATAACCATGGAAATCAGTAAAAGTCCATtcatttaatttcataatttgtAAGTAGTTACTTGAAACTGAAGGAACCTAATTATAAGTTCAAAGCAAACTTACATATCCGATTTACGACCGAGTTGCTTCTGTGGCAGAATGACTTGCGCTGAGTGAGAGTCATTGGTGTCTGGAATAGGATGGCTCATAATACATACTGCACGCGCAACTTTTCCAACTTTATGAACCTGTTGGATTGATTAAATGGTGTGGCAGGTAAAGATCACGCTTAGTCATGTTTGGATATTAATGCTAAGTTACAAACTAACATTTCCAATAAGTAAATAAAAGTCTTTTAATGAGAAACTGACAATCTCTGTACCCTTAGAAAGCTAGTAGATATACCTTATCAGGCAGATATGATGGATCACACACGACTTTCTTGCACTTTGCTGTTTCTCCTTCTGAAGTCACACCAATGGCTTTTCCGTCATCACCAAACTCTACCTATGTACCAGAATCTAACATGTGAGGACAAATGGACTGAAAAGGCATGTAAGTTAaacctcaaaatttaatttaattctctTGATAAGATACAAGCTTCTTAACACAGCTTGTAATAATTCAACTGATTTTCCCGAATATAGAAGTAGCATCACAAACTTACCCTGCATGCTGGCTTGTTCAGCATGTAAGTTCCACCATACACAGCACTCAAACGCGCAAATGCCTTCCAGAAACCAAAGGTATCGAAGTtagttttgtaaatatattaaatttaaaaggaaAGATAGATATGGAAAACCTGAGGCAACTCTCCCAGTCCATATAGTGGATATATGTAAGGTGAACCTCCTTGAAAGCGTGCGAGCGACTCTGCATAAGTCTGTACAAAACAAACAGCATTACATGCTCTAATAAATTTAGCCATGAAAAAACATATGCCAAATGACTATATGGTCATGATTCCAAAAACAGCATTAAAGTTCTAGCACATGGTAAAAATCTTTTAACTATAATCTAGCTTTCCTTTTAATAAGGCATTGTCGATATCTTACTTTGCATTAAGGATTTGGCTTCTAGCACAAATCAATATCTTATTTGACACATCCTTCTGTGGCAACTTTATCTTTTTTCATGCATTAATAAAGACTAAAGAAGAAAAGTCATGTAACTTCTAGGATCTTTAAGCCATTCAGGAATATGAATCATGGTAATATCATGATACAATTGTGTATATCCTTCTCATTTTTTAGTATATCTTTTGGATGAAAAATGTAGAGAACAAAAAATCTGATTTGTGATTCTCTGAGTCATCTATGTATCTCTATggaaattttcatatattaatcCTTATCTTTGAGTTCTGTACTCAATCGGTATATGATAAAGAACTGAGAGAGTCTTTCACATCATATCAATGTTCGAAAGCATATAAGGATAATTTGCAAATTAGTACCTTGACTCTGTCCACAAAATCCTTGGCTGGCTTGTCCAAGTAACTGTCATCAAGATGAAGTGCCAAGGCATGACCAATAAAGTCAATTGTATCATCTTCCAATCCATATTTCCTGTGTTTGGAGAAATCATTAAAAATGTGGAAAAGTAGATTGAATCAAAGTATTGAATATGGTTAgaataattgatattgatggTAAACTAAACTGTCAAAATGTTATagtttatgaagaaaaaaaataaaatcagttGTGGTGCTCATATTTTCACTTTGATgataaaacttcattttttttttttaaacattcataataaaaaattccTTTAACTGTGATTTGAATTGTGCTTATGCTCATATCAAGTgaggaaaatattatttaaagataaaaattgaaGACAGATTTAAAGGGATGTAAAATCAAGCaataagaagaagataaaaagaAATGAAGTAGATACATACGAAATCAGCTGCCTTGCTGTAACTTGGTTCAAATCAAGTCCTTCATGAGATTTGGGATCATTGGCTTCATAATCTTGGACATAAATGAAGAACTTTCGAGCTCGGCGCTTCTCAAACAAACCCATTAAAGGTGATTTCAGTGCTTCAACATCTGTTGCTGGGACTTTGTAAATCTGAAAATACATGAAGAAAGATATTTGAGGTTTCATGTAATTTAAAGTTTGTAAGTAAAGAGCTCAAAAGTAAAATATAGTGCATACCTTTCCCTTATTATACACAAAGCTTCCATCTACAGCTTTAAAGTTCAAATACTTTGTAACATCTGTGTGGATGAGCACACGAACCAAAGCTCCATTTGCCATCATAAACTACCATAAAAACAGATGAAAAGTTGGTTTTACCAATAAATGAATGACAATGAAGAATACATACGAAAAAAGTATAGTTCGAATGATGGAAAATCCAAGAAAAAAGCAAGAGTAAAGGCCATATAATGCATGAAAGAGAACCTGAAGCAAATGGCAATGTTTTTTCACATAGAGATTGTTTTAGAAAATCGTTGTATGCTCAAATAGAAAGAAACAGAACCTTGTCTACACATATAAACACATGTTTGTTGtctaactaaaatttaaaaggtaaatttcaaaaataaaaagacaagaGTAAGGAACCAACAATATAGACTTAAAACATGCATTGCATAAATGTTTCAATACTTCATCAGCAAATGaaaaaaacaatacaaattCTGATATGAAAATTTCTATTGATCTACATGTCATGAACTATGAGAACAGGTACCTTAGGTATCATATCAACATTGTATTCTCGGCTCGAGCCAAAGTTCTCTGGTGGCTTGTCATCTCCCCTATATTGCTTCCATAGCTATATAACAGAAAATGAATTTCGATATGAAAAGAGAACtaacatgaaacaaaaaaaGAGAGATATTTTTCATGCTTTTATTAAAAATCTATATCAGAGGAGAGTGACCTGTGTAAGATTAAGAGATGTAGAAGCTCCTCCATAGTAGTCATTTTGATCCATGTGCAACACCTGATTTAGGTGGATaggaataaaaaagaataagaaaTAGACAACATGACCATGGTCATGAAGCATGGAGATTATTGAAAATGGTTAACATGTGATACAGCACTCTGAGTCATTAAACATCTTTTGCAATGCATAAAACATCAACAAAAACTGTGAAATTGAACAAGACCTATTGatcaattaaaaacatattGTTGAGTCTTTAATGTATTCAATATTATactaaatacataaatatagctttaatttttatatatttgatctGTTCAATAACAACTTTATTTTTGACGAAAATATGATGTTTACCAAGAGTTGTAATACGAAATAACTATAACAAGATTTAATTATGTAATAGGTAGATCTTTCTCCTTATGTGTGTATAGATCAACTACCATGTAGCAATTGGCATGTTTAGATATATATTCTTAATTGACAATATGAATGAAAATCTCACTAGGTACAATTAGTTACTTGATCAATAACTTcaatgaatttaaataaaaaactttgcTTATGTTGAACAAATTATAGGCGTATTTGGTAGCCAACAGATGTTGGTGTCCAATATGTACACGGCATTAACTGATGCATGTGGTTATATTCGATCActattattttctcaaattattattagtatctACATATACGTGAGAGTGTCATAGGTGATCAATCTAACATTACTTGTTTCACAATCAAAtactaaaaaaacaataaagaaaGAATGAAAGAATGAAATGAATTACTTTGAGGCCATCAACTGAGAGAAGACCACTGAGGATGCATTCCTTGAGGCCAGTGCCAAGGACAATTACAT
It includes:
- the LOC101510285 gene encoding guanosine nucleotide diphosphate dissociation inhibitor At5g09550 → MDEEYDVIVLGTGLKECILSGLLSVDGLKVLHMDQNDYYGGASTSLNLTQLWKQYRGDDKPPENFGSSREYNVDMIPKFMMANGALVRVLIHTDVTKYLNFKAVDGSFVYNKGKIYKVPATDVEALKSPLMGLFEKRRARKFFIYVQDYEANDPKSHEGLDLNQVTARQLISKYGLEDDTIDFIGHALALHLDDSYLDKPAKDFVDRVKTYAESLARFQGGSPYIYPLYGLGELPQAFARLSAVYGGTYMLNKPACRVEFGDDGKAIGVTSEGETAKCKKVVCDPSYLPDKVHKVGKVARAVCIMSHPIPDTNDSHSAQVILPQKQLGRKSDMYLFCCSYAHNVAPKGKYIAFVTTEAETDQPEVELKPGIDLLGPVDEIFYDIYDRFEPTNDHATDGCFISTSYDATTHFETTVKDVVQMYSKITGKVLDLSVDLSAASATAEE